In a genomic window of Brettanomyces nanus chromosome 1, complete sequence:
- a CDS encoding uncharacterized protein (BUSCO:EOG09341RN9), whose amino-acid sequence MSETRNPHTKLVESTAVFDKALESWSIIDLPGLQKQLDKYALEFQDYQKQSLLDRKHLASKTKSFKKLPSEEKVNEIKPLLKSYQKEIDDLAKKNKNVDNAFFQFYRVIVEAPDPKSLLQMSLDAVSSMPELEKVKEENRQLEEKLLGFADYEQIKANNAKLEEELIKAGISKVKAKDDEWQVILEEKQKNWDEEKKDYQRNVDVLKKQIEDMKINEEMMKLKIDNKNKALRELDEDYEAGEEVENWKESKYVEVEDGNASTSLSSSANVQQRAASNIEIQILNRDVESLKLRIMELEKRNEELRREASLAKSGTANEKTIQAIKKRTSELESENSVLTARLEHERQVVDRLTANITAVNDTNDKNVQRLMTELDWLKNYKSQTRDYDEIKKELEVLRQIEFGDEDDVRQKEDQDPASVTSDASSGVDSAIVQRNKKLNKEVIEYRSENEDLHKKYDELSSQLKDSVDQLKESRQINEKLENDLENLDSSASAAGNKDRWETMSMISSIASSPMGDNGKISPATSIARGLGGNAGAGIMDPNRSLQDSSILPIITQQRDRFRMKNKELEEEAKKQFGKIVDLKREVRTLKSDNKDLYERIRFMEYHQATLKGADQVDTGSIDDVENRYKESYETQLHPIEKFRRMESKRISSRLSPFERVFIQVTKLILSTKYTRWLFAFYCLGLHFLVLILTVSLMANTTSSMLPAKSIVSGSTGGIANGVVDRISGRSKLDSKQP is encoded by the coding sequence ATGAGCGAAACAAGGAATCCGCATACGAAGCTGGTTGAATCCACTGCCGTCTTTGACAAAGCCTTGGAATCTTGGTCGATAATCGATTTACCAGGGCTGCAAAAGCAACTTGACAAATATGCTCTTGAGTTCCAAGATTATCAGAAGCAATCGTTATTGGACAGAAAGCATTTGGCAAGTAAGACAAAAAGTTTTAAAAAGCTTCCatctgaagagaaagttAATGAGATTAAACCTTTATTGAAGAGTTATCAAAAAGAGATCGACGATCTAGctaagaagaataagaatGTTGACAATGCTTTCTTCCAGTTTTACAGGGTAATTGTCGAGGCTCCTGATCCTAAATCATTACTTCAAATGAGTCTTGATGCAGTGAGTTCAATGCCtgaattggagaaggttaaagaagagaacagacagttggaggagaaattgTTAGGTTTTGCTGACTACGAACAGATCAAGGCCAATAATGCCAAATTGGAGGAGGAATTGATTAAGGCTGGAATTTCCAAAGTTAAAGCTAAGGACGATGAATGGCAGGTAATCCTTGAagagaaacagaaaaatTGGGacgaggagaagaaggattacCAGCGTAATGTGGATGTTTTAAAGAAGCAAATCGAAGATATGAAGATCAATGAGGaaatgatgaaattgaagattGATAATAAGAATAAAGCATTGAGAGAGCTTGATGAGGATTATGAGGCTGGGGAAGAGGTGGAAAATTGGAAGGAGAGTAAATatgttgaagttgaagacgGTAACGCTTCAACGTCgctttcttcatctgccAATGTTCAACAGAGAGCCGCTAGTAATATAGAGATTCAGATCTTGAATAGGGATGTTGAAAGTTTGAAGCTAAGAATTATGGAACTTGAAAAGCGTAATGAAGAACTCAGAAGAGAAGCTAGTCTTGCCAAATCGGGTACCGCCAACGAGAAAACCATTCAGGCTATCAAAAAGCGGACTTCCGAGTTGGAGAGTGAAAATTCGGTTCTTACAGCTCGGTTAGAGCATGAGAGACAGGTTGTTGATAGGCTTACAGCAAATATTACCGCCGTGAATGATACCAATGATAAGAATGTTCAGAGACTAATGACTGAGTTGGACTGGTTGAAGAACTACAAGAGCCAGACGAGAGATTATGACGAAATTAAGAAGGAGCTTGAAGTTCTGAGACAGATTGAGTTTGgcgatgaggatgatgtCAGACAGAAGGAGGATCAGGATCCTGCCTCGGTCACATCAGATGCATCTTCTGGTGTTGATTCAGCTATTGtccaaagaaacaaaaagCTCAATAAAGAAGTGATTGAGTATAGGTCCGAAAATGAGGACTTGCATAAGAAGTATGACGAATTAAGCTCTCAATTGAAAGATTCCGTTGATCAGTTGAAGGAAAGCAGGCAGATTAACGAGAAATTGGAGAATGATCTGGAGAATTTGGACAGTTCTGCATCTGCTGCAGGAAACAAGGACAGATGGGAGACGATGTCGATGATATCCTCTATAGCATCTTCCCCTATGGGTGATAACGGGAAGATATCGCCGGCCACGTCTATTGCAAGAGGACTTGGCGGCAATGCAGGCGCAGGTATAATGGATCCTAATAGATCGCTTCAAGATTCATCCATATTACCTATCATCACTCAACAACGTGATAGATTcaggatgaagaacaaagaattggaggaagaagcaaagaaacagTTTGGAAAGATAGTGGACTTGAAACGGGAGGTGCGCACCCTCAAATCGGATAATAAGGACTTGTATGAGAGGATTAGGTTTATGGAGTATCATCAGGCTACGTTAAAGGGAGCTGATCAAGTAGATACAGGCAGCATTGACGATGTTGAGAATAGGTACAAAGAGTCTTACGAGACACAGCTTCACCCAATTGAAAAGTTCAGAAGGATGGAATCCAAAAGAATCAGTTCTAGGCTGTCGCCTTTTGAAAGAGTGTTTATACAGGTGACAAAACTGATTCTGAGTACCAAATATACTCGTTGGTTATTTGCGTTCTACTGTTTGGGATTGCACTTTCTGGTGTTGATTCTTACTGTAAGCTTGATGGCGAATACAACTAGCTCGATGCTTCCGGCGAAGTCAATTGTTTCCGGGAGTACTGGAGGTATAGCGAATGGAGTGGTAGACAGAATATCCGGTCGTTCAAAGCTTGATTCAAAGCAACCATGA
- a CDS encoding uncharacterized protein (BUSCO:EOG093411ZR) has translation MKSQLIRETSMIGADDVHHSTDERRVLNDFITPHESNAPYLIDYVAKHKNDLNDIPWHIPASVPKEEVPQRVVDGIVERLVYSSMKPHNLQFVYNDSSNNQNFNNNLTFNIMDIDNPYEWFPEARKLKRKFIMHVGPTNSGKTYHALQRLENCSKGYFAGPLRLLAREVYDKFQSKGIRCNLVTGEEVIVDVDESGNKAGVTSGTIEMLSLTENYDVIVVDEIQMIGDQFRGSAWTNAILGARAKEIHLCGEASAVPLIKRLVAMTDDELEINEYNRLSKLVVDDETAKMNDLRKGDCIVCFSKTSILDMKLQIEQQTNLRCAVIYGALPPETRAQEAQRFNDGYYDIVVASDAIGMGLNLKINRVIFTTTQKFNGRQNVSLSPSNVKQIGGRAGRYGMGDSVGHISAISEDELVNVTKGIESPIEFIDRAVLWPPDDLWVRYYSMFTKDTDALTMYRKFETDLSKLYRSTRKMKRDFKVESLDEKKVMSEFLHREKLKKNFNIADQLRCISAPTTLTTNPNQPLKVVLNYILKEFIQNIIKRTKKSLFDFDAVPFYLLSTENLINSGTSRNKVLSKRNSPLIEAEPIPAGIKNKILEKLEKEELEHFRSRKSYVKRLNPIEDRLMKLEQFHKMLSSYMWLSYRFPQNFIDIESAMKLKELAEFKISEMLGNLRSTSTMNSRRFKTFSKH, from the exons ATGA AGTCACAATTGATTAGAGAGACCTCTATGATTGGCGCCGACGATGTTCACCATTCTACGGACGAGAGAAGAGTATTAAATGATTTCATTACACCACATGAATCAAATGCGCCGTATTTAATTGACTACGTAGCAAAGCATAAGAATGATCTTAACGACATACCTTGGCATATTCCTGCCAGTGTTCCCAAGGAAGAGGTTCCTCAACGGGTGGTGGACGGGATAGTCGAACGACTAGTGTATAGCAGTATGAAGCCTCACAATTTGCAATTCGTTTACAACGATTCTTCCAACAACCAaaacttcaacaacaatcTCACATTCAATATCATGGATATAGATAATCCCTATGAGTGGTTCCCAGAGGCCCggaagttgaagagaaagtttATTATGCACGTTGGACCCACTAACAGCGGTAAGACATATCATGCATTACAAAGGCTAGAAAACTGTTCTAAAGGATATTTTGCCGGCCCTTTGAGATTGCTTGCTCGTGAAGTGTATGATAAGTTCCAGTCGAAAGGGATAAGATGCAACTTAGTGACGGGCGAGGAGGTGATCGTTGATGTGGACGAGAGTGGCAACAAAGCAGGTGTCACTTCTGGAACCATTGAAATGCTCTCTCTTACAGAAAACTACGATGTTATCGTGGTGGACGAAATTCAAATGATTGGGGATCAATTTAGGGGATCCGCTTGGACCAATGCTATACTTGGAGCCCGTGCCAAAGAGATTCATCTCTGTGGAGAAGCATCAGCTGTTCCTCTCATCAAAAGACTCGTTGCCATGACGGATGATGAGTTGGAGATCAACGAGTACAATCGTCTCAGCAAATTAGTTGTCGACGACGAAACTGCTAAGATGAATGACCTCAGAAAGGGTGACTGCATTGTCTGTTTTAGCAAAACATCCATTTTGGATATGAAATTGCAAATTGAGCAGCAGACCAATTTGCGGTGTGCAGTTATTTATGGTGCTCTTCCGCCAGAAACACGTGCTCAGGAGGCGCAGAGATTTAATGATGGGTACTATGATATTGTTGTTGCATCCGATGCCATAGGAATGGGACTTAACCTTAAGATCAATAGGGTTATTTTTACCACAACGCAGAAGTTCAATGGACGTCAGAATGTTAGTCTATCACCTTCCAATGTCAAACAAATTGGAGGACGGGCCGGAAGATATGGTATGGGGGATTCAGTTGGCCATATAAGTGCCatttcagaagatgaattggtTAACGTGACAAAGGGTATCGAAAGTCCTATCGAATTTATTGATAGAGCAGTACTTTGGCCACCTGATGACTTATGGGTTAGATACTACTCGATGTTCACCAAAGACACAGATGCTCTTACCATGTACCGAAAATTTGAAACTGATCTATCCAAACTTTATAGATCTACTCGAAAGATGAAACGTGATTTCAAAGTCGAATCCTTGgacgagaagaaggtaaTGTCTGAGTTTTTACAcagagagaagttgaagaagaatttcaacATTGCGGACCAGCTTCGCTGTATCAGCGCACCAACAACATTGACTACAAATCCAAACCAGCCGTTGAAAGTTGTTTTGAACTATATTCTCAAAGAGTTCATTCAAAATATTATcaagagaacaaaaaaatcGCTTTTCGACTTCGATGCTGTTCCattctatcttctttcgaCGGAGAACCTGATTAATAGCGGCACTTCGCGTAACAAGGTCCTCAGTAAGAGGAATAGTCCACTTATAGAAGCAGAGCCCATTCCAGCAGGTATCAAAAACAAGATTTTGGAAAAGctagagaaagaggaactAGAGCATTTCAGATCGAGAAAGTCCTACGTTAAGAGGCTAAATCCCATTGAAGATAGACTAATGAAATTAGAGCAATTTCATAAAATGCTTAGTTCATATATGTGGTTATCCTATAGATTCCCACAAAACTTCATCGACATCGAGTCTGCcatgaaattgaaagaattggcaGAGTTTAAAATTAGTGAGATGCTTGGTAACTTAAGATCGACCTCAACCATGAATTCTCGGAGATTCAAGACTTTTAGCAAGCATTAA
- the SSN3 gene encoding cyclin-dependent protein kinase — protein sequence MAQPVPNAKGLPDQQLSFSYMQQKGQVPGLKSVSNSVSSSHNQGDAQHLPDFTMPVPQTLRQPAQTQRSSRTQPLSQTGARSSQPTNSQQAIHPNRQNFAYGAVGSKPTRVASNDFFTIGPYRKRKDQSRVSVVERYDILGYIAAGTYGKVYQARGKLGAFKDNLYAIKKFKTDSKDNEVAHYTGISQSAIREMSLCKELNHKNISKLSEIILERKCIYMVFEFAEHDLLQIIHYHSHPEPRPIPQLTLKSALYQILQGLSFLHQNWILHRDLKPANIMVTSDGIIKIGDLGLARKFNNPLQGLYSGDKVVVTIWYRAAELLLGARHYTPAIDMWAVGCILAELLSLRPLFKGEETKMDNKKQIPFQENQLLKILEILGTPTLEKWPSLNSYPEYPQLSRFTLFPSNLKAWYHTNGGTNKNCLKLLSQLLEYDPSKRINALEALKHPWFQENPKPVANIFEESKFEYPQRKIQKEDIDILGKGQGQGPYNRMQHYGVHHGKRAYPVANGAEYELNRKRLR from the coding sequence ATGGCACAGCCAGTGCCCAATGCAAAAGGTCTACCCGATCAGCAGCTTAGTTTCTCGTATATGCAACAAAAGGGACAAGTACCTGGACTAAAATCCGTTTCCAATAGCGTTTCCAGTTCACATAATCAAGGGGACGCCCAACATTTGCCTGATTTCACTATGCCTGTCCCACAGACTTTAAGGCAACCGGCACAGACGCAACGTTCATCGCGAACACAGCCGTTATCCCAAACGGGTGCTCGGTCATCGCAACCAACAAACTCTCAGCAAGCGATCCATCCAAATCGTCAAAACTTTGCCTATGGGGCCGTGGGATCAAAACCCACCAGAGTGGCGTCCAACGATTTCTTCACTATCGGGCCCTACCGTAAACGCAAAGATCAAAGCCGGGTATCTGTGGTGGAAAGATACGATATTCTCGGGTATATTGCTGCTGGTACCTACGGTAAAGTGTATCAGGCTCGAGGTAAGCTTGGTGCATTTAAAGACAATCTATATGCTATTAAAAAATTCAAAACCGACTCAAAGGATAACGAAGTTGCTCACTATACAGGTATCTCGCAGAGTGCCATTCGAGAGATGTCCTTATGTAAGGAGTTGAATCACAAGAACATCTCGAAGTTGTCAGAGATCATCCTGGAACGGAAATGCATCTACATGGTTTTCGAATTTGCCGAACACGACTTATTACAGATTATCCATTATCACTCTCATCCTGAACCACGACCTATACCTCAACTCACTTTGAAATCAGCTCTCTACCAGATATTACAGGGACTTTCGTTTCTCCATCAAAACTGGATTTTGCACAGAGATCTAAAGCCAGCTAATATTATGGTGACGAGTGATGGCATTATCAAGATTGGAGACTTAGGTCTTGCTAGAAAGTTTAACAACCCTTTACAGGGGCTCTACTCTGGTGATAAAGTTGTTGTTACTATTTGGTACCGTGCGGCAGAGCTTCTATTAGGTGCAAGACATTATACACCTGCTATTGATATGTGGGCAGTTGGCTGTATCTTGGCTGAGTTACTCTCTTTGAGACCCCTTttcaaaggtgaagaaacTAAGATGGATAACAAGAAACAGATTCCTTTCCAGGAAAATCAACTCCTCAAAATATTGGAGATCTTGGGCACTCCTACGTTGGAGAAATGGCCATCGCTCAACAGCTATCCTGAGTATCCACAGCTTTCTCGGTTCACTCTATTCCCATCAAACTTGAAGGCATGGTATCATACTAATGGTGGTACTAACAAGAACTGCTTGAAGTTGTTATCTCAGTTGTTGGAATATGACCCCTCAAAGAGAATTAACGCTTTGGAAGCATTAAAGCATCCCTGGTTCCAGGAGAATCCTAAACCTGTTGCCAACATATTCGAAGAATCTAAGTTCGAATATCcgcaaagaaaaatacaGAAGGAAGACATTGATATTCTAGGCAAAGGACAAGGACAAGGACCTTACAATCGTATGCAACACTATGGAGTTCATCATGGTAAAAGAGCATATCCTGTGGCCAATGGAGCTGAATATGAGTTAAACAGAAAGAGGCTgcgatga
- a CDS encoding uncharacterized protein (EggNog:ENOG41) produces the protein MLPLFSFQAKCLLVGGPSRVFYTPSIYLLCGNHSTGNRAQSMIRYFSSTRSYNLIYQPKAKVSKQKEPVAIDTKKKHLSISDAEDAAKDACLLKNKYYLRCPKILRPYLKEVMVRPVGFGFSIVILQQVFVVVPFLLLWYYYFQVGVEPDQSNENLKKGLDTIKKGLVNLDMDDESKLKMAIAGAASYALTKSLLPVRVPVCVALAPWFDKWCIRPIIRILTAVFKKNAVVKPRPRK, from the coding sequence ATGTTACcattgttttcttttcaagcGAAGTGCCTTCTTGTAGGAGGCCCGTCTAGAGTGTTTTATACTCCTTCTATATATTTGCTATGCGGCAATCATTCAACTGGCAATCGGGCACAGTCTATGATCCGgtatttctcttcaaccaGATCTTACAATCTTATCTACCAGCCAAAGGCCAAAGTCAGCAAACAAAAGGAACCAGTTGCGATTGataccaagaagaagcatctgTCAATTTCTGACGCAGAAGACGCTGCAAAGGATGCTTGTCTACTGAAGAATAAATATTATCTTAGATGCCCCAAGATACTTAGGCcatatttgaaagaggtTATGGTGAGACCTGTCGGGTTTGGTTTCAGTATAGTTATACTTCAACAAGTGTTTGTTGTGgttccatttcttttattGTGGTATTACTATTTCCAGGTGGGTGTCGAGCCAGACCAAAGTAATGAAAACCTCAAAAAAGGTCTAGATACCATCAAAAAGGGACTGGTTAATCTAGATATGGATGATGAGAGTAAATTGAAGATGGCCATTGCTGGTGCTGCATCGTACGCGCTGACTAAATCGTTGCTGCCCGTGAGAGTTCCCGTTTGCGTGGCTCTAGCTCCATGGTTTGACAAGTGGTGTATAAGGCCCATTATTCGGATTTTAACTGCCGtattcaaaaagaatgCCGTGGTTAAGCCAAGACCTCGAAAGTAA
- a CDS encoding uncharacterized protein (EggNog:ENOG41), which yields MTSKITETIHDKLPDGTDVTILPYNSVDEASEELVQSLQDLMNEVIEEGTTYVQDQTFDRQGFLNYYFSYFVAVMVEGNVRDAQALDMSKNRLLGCFYIKPNYVGRSAHICNAGFLVPLNLRGRKIGKTMGKNYIKIASRLGYKYSVFNLVYATNVASLKIWDDLGFQRIGRIPNAGQMKGQGYVDAIMFGYNSDTDSATESDADFDSNYDLDMPNSCLFSSQLEKNERSNIMSLVVLITSNQINKKTGSTSKNLCNFLTDMVRRSHISLDQYMTNLVIMQRLFANDDTADCQFFNDTRKLILYSFMLGSTTSSNIDFDHWCEVTGLSKSQLASELVELGHALGGLHTIKTVSLEDLQVMKDSLKSEVKKYVKVI from the exons ATGACATCTAAAATTACTGAGACAATCCATGATAAGCTTCCCGATGGCACTGATGTAACCATTCTTCCTTACAACTCTGTCGACGAGGCCTCTGAAGAACTCGTACAAAGTCTCCAGGATCTTATGAACgaagttattgaagaaggtacTACGTATGTCCAGGATCAGACTTTTGATAGACAAGGCTTTCTTAATTACTACTTTTCATATTTCGTCGCAGTGATGGTGGAGGGGAATGTTAGGGATGCCCAAGCACTTGATATGTCCAAGAACCGATTGCTAGGTTGCTTCTACATCAAGCCTAACTACGTAGGCAGATCGGCACATATCTGCAACGCGGGATTCTTGGTTCCATTAAATCTGAGAGGACGTAAAATTGGTAAAACTATGGGTAAGAATTATATCAAGATTGCTTCTAGGCTAGGATATAAGTACAGTGTGTTCAATTTAGTTTATGCGACAAATGTCGCCAGTTTAAAAATTTGGGACGATCTCGGCTTTCAACGTATAGGTAGAATTCCGAACGCCGGACAAATGAAGGGACAAGGCTATGTAGATGCGATTATGTTTGGGTACA ATTCGGATACCGATTCGGCTACTGAATCTGACGCTGATTTTGACTCGAATTACGATCTCGATATGCCGAATTCTTGCTTATTCTCTTCCCAATTAGAGAAAAACGAACGATCCAATATTATGAGTCTCGTTGTATTGATTACATCTAACcagatcaacaagaaaacTGGTTCAACATCTAAAAATCTTTGTAACTTTTTGACAGATATGGTTCGAAGATCCCATATATCCCTAGATCAATACATGACAAATCTTGTCATTATGCAAAGATTGTTTGCAAATGATGATACTGCTGActgccaattcttcaacgaTACCCGAAAACTGATTCTCTATTCTTTCATGTTGGGGTCTACTACAAGTAGCAACATTGATTTTGATCACTGGTGTGAGGTTACTGGTCTTTCAAAGTCACAGCTCGCCTCAGAGCTGGTGGAATTGGGTCACGCTCTGGGAGGCTTACATACTATTAAGACGGTATCGCTAGAGGATTTACAGGTCATGAAGGACTCTTTGAAGTCCGAGGTTAAGAAGTATGTCAAGGTTATTTAG
- a CDS encoding uncharacterized protein (BUSCO:EOG09340F9S), translating to MNDEIESYSGHEAGPRFSLEPVQLQFQIASRIKKLLVSNNFLYLVLIDGLVYRINLDSPETVDKIAIELSGATVKQAYLDRKGYHLIVQSTKDSFYYLHYQSTHYKELSKMRELPVVSISFFDKYSHKNTTGPMVVSTSTGIVYEVNIESKKERIMKQIWKSRDGIKYTCVSSMTQSKGSYVVYRVLCALTNNKIVQFCCTLPDTVSSSSSSLQSSFEKGPISFNFNSLIHITSNIDTVAFLDVSEEDSSYQITYGRVDFKSKKELSHLKLDSATGSAVASISLTKYYIMILTTRNELLVFNQLSGKEVSKQNLSTTGNRFIGFSSDKLLETYWLYSSEAIYEVLVENENTGIWRLMMEKKMFDEAISTLKNPHTSDAEKYHTIRINQGKFLLKKGSFNKAAKILAETSEPLEEITLKFIESNQLKSLRIYLSNKLKALPKTFYMQKVIISSWLVELYVEGLNQLDVEMGRSRSNSIIDTAEVIDEQIAQRKEKFLREFYSFLDESKNDLDKDAVYQIILSHNRKDELLYFANSIKDYNFVLNYYINLQKWEESLKVLSLQKDKALVYKYSTLLFVNYPVKTCDTWIRLIDDLEYLKLLPALLTYNQTVVKARRIRPNKNQALRFLNFLIEERKVKDRIVHNSVLSILIRYPNLKNEDPILKYLEGQHKSKSLFTSDKNDFDISFDPDYILRLCLKYHRYQSAIYIFSMMGEYEEAVDLALDHDLIEYAVLVTDKPAESSIAVRKRLWLKISAKLIHSLIEHDKSLDEYRQLLMIDENILTKGGEIKCLLKYLMSKCEYLKMKDLLPLFPDFMVIDNFKEEVVKSLQDMSSEMSNLSLEMTESIAQSSKIGQLIKDFKKDNFQIIEPYESCMICRKILTTRKFIVFPCYHSFHQDCLVKDILRSNDYKMKSEVYKLQKRIVDNSGDKKALGELRAEIDNLLSRKCCLCSDIKINEIEEPLVGLDDKEEDDWKL from the coding sequence ATGAATGACGAGATTGAATCTTATTCGGGACATGAGGCCGGTCCTAGGTTCAGCTTGGAACCCGttcaacttcaatttcaGATTGCTAGTCGTATCAAAAAGCTGCTTGTGAGTAACAACTTTCTATACCTAGTGTTGATTGATGGTTTAGTCTATAGAATCAATTTGGATAGCCCTGAAACGGTGGATAAAATAGCAATTGAACTCTCTGGCGCCACAGTCAAGCAGGCATACCTGGATAGAAAGGGCTATCACCTAATAGTTCAATCTACAAAAGACAGCTTCTATTATCTTCACTATCAGTCTACCCATTACAAAGAACTTTCCAAGATGAGAGAGCTCCCAGTCGTTTCGATAAGTTTCTTTGATAAGTATAGTCATAAGAATACCACCGGACCTATGGTGGTATCCACATCAACGGGTATCGTTTATGAGGTTAACATTGAGTCCAAAAAGGAGAGGATTATGAAGCAGATTTGGAAATCGAGGGACGGAATCAAATACACCTGTGTATCATCTATGACACAATCAAAGGGATCATATGTGGTATATCGGGTTTTATGTGCGTTAACTAACAATAAGATTGTTCAATTCTGCTGTACGCTACCCGATACTGTTTCCagctcatcttcatcgttgCAGTCATCGTTTGAAAAGGGACCGATTAgtttcaacttcaattcATTAATTCACATCACCAGTAACATCGATACGGTAGCGTTTTTGGATGTCAGTGAAGAGGACAGTTCGTACCAGATCACTTACGGAAGGGTTGATTTTAAATCCAAAAAGGAACTCAGCCATTTGAAATTAGATTCGGCTACTGGCTCTGCTGTTGCAAGCATTTCACTAACGAAGTACTACATTATGATTCTTACCACTAGAAATGAACTTCTTGTATTTAATCAACTCAGTGGTAAAGAAGTCTCTAAGCAGAACCTATCTACCACCGGTAATAGATTCATTGGCTTTTCTTCTGATAAGCTTCTGGAAACTTACTGGCTTTATTCGTCTGAAGCCATTTATGAAgttcttgttgaaaacGAAAACACTGGAATATGGAGACtgatgatggagaagaagatgtttgaCGAAGCAATATCAACGTTAAAAAATCCTCATACATCCGATGCCGAAAAGTATCACACCATTAGAATTAACCAAGGCAAGTttctattgaagaaaggaagcTTTAACAAAGCCGCTAAGATTTTGGCTGAGACTAGTGAACCTTTAGAGGAGATCACTTTGAAGTTTATTGAGTCCAATCAGCTCAAATCCTTAAGGATTTATCTTAGCAACAAGCTCAAAGCGTTGCCAAAGACATTCTACATGCAGAAGGTGATTATCAGTAGTTGGCTAGTGGAGCTGTATGTAGAAGGTTTGAATCAATTGGATGTGGAAATGGGCCGATCTCGGAGTAACTCCATTATAGATACCGCTGAAGTTATCGATGAACAAATAGCAcagagaaaggaaaagttCCTAAGGGAGTTTTATTCATTCTTGGATGAATCTAAGAATGACTTAGACAAGGATGCCGTCTACCAGATTATTCTTTCGCATAACAGGAAAGACGAATTACTTTATTTCGCCAATTCCATCAAGGATTACAACTTTGTTTTAAATTATTATATCAACTTGCAGAAATGGGAGGAGTCCTTGAAGGTTCTTTCCTTGCAAAAGGATAAGGCGCTTGTGTACAAGTATTCTACTTTGTTGTTTGTCAATTACCCGGTCAAGACTTGTGATACTTGGATCCGCCTCATCGACGATTTGGAGTATCTAAAACTTCTACCGGCTTTGCTTACTTATAACCAGACTGTGGTGAAGGCACGAAGAATCAGGCCAAACAAAAATCAGGCTTTGAGATTCCTCAACTTTCTCATTGAGGAACGGAAAGTCAAAGATAGAATTGTTCACAATTCTGTCTTATCAATTCTCATCAGATATCCAAATCTGAAGAATGAGGATCCAATTTTAAAGTATCTTGAGGGCCAGCATAAATCGAAATCTCTATTCACATCAGATAAGAACGACTTTGATATATCGTTTGATCCTGATTACATACTAAGGCTTTGCTTGAAATACCACAGATACCAGAGTGCTATTTATATATTCTCAATGATGGGGGAGTATGAAGAGGCTGTTGATCTAGCATTAGATCATGACTTGATTGAGTATGCCGTGCTTGTAACCGATAAACCTGCCGAATCATCTATCGCTGTGAGAAAGAGGCTCTGGTTGAAGATTTCTGCAAAATTAATTCATAGCTTGATCGAGCACGATAAGTCGTTGGACGAGTATCGCCAGTTATTGATGATCGATGAGAATATTTTGACGAAGGGAGGTGAAATCAAATGCTTGCTAAAGTACTTGATGAGCAAATGTGagtacttgaagatgaaggattTATTACCTCTATTTCCTGACTTCATGGTCATCGATAATTTCAAGGAAGAAGTGGTGAAATCATTACAAGATATGTCCTCTGAGATGAGTAACCTCTCTCTTGAGATGACTGAGTCAATTGCTCAGTCGTCTAAGATTGGCCAACTGATTaaggatttcaagaaggaCAATTTCCAGATCATAGAGCCTTATGAATCATGCATGATCTGCCGTAAGATTCTTACAACGCGTAAGTTTATTGTTTTTCCCTGCTATCACTCTTTCCACCAGGACTGCCTTGTGAAGGATATTTTGCGGTCCAATGATTATAAGATGAAGTCTGAAGTCTACAAactccagaagaggattGTCGACAACAGCGGGGATAAAAAGGCACTTGGCGAACTCCGAGCTGAAATTGACAATTTGCTCTCTCGGAAATGCTGTCTATGCTCAGATATAAAGATTAACGAGATTGAAGAGCCGTTAGTGGGACTCGATgataaagaggaagatgattggAAATTATAG